The Sulfitobacter donghicola DSW-25 = KCTC 12864 = JCM 14565 genome has a segment encoding these proteins:
- a CDS encoding AMP-binding protein: protein MLDLGTSFLASVERDPDAMAIAEGDQTITYADWYRRISALVDGLGQIGLRKGDTLVTAMQNRWENASLHWACQIAGIVITPVNWRVTADELDHALHDSAARVLVHDDAASEAVAGSALVPNLKVLPLGGDQGLAAMLSGSAADAAPQAGADDLSVMLYTSGTTSKPKGVPRRHRAERAAAIAHVAQNMYGHGERTLGVMPLYHTMGIRSLLSASVIGGAFVCLPRFDVPGALAAIEQHRVSNLYLVPTLYHDIVHHAAFTPDRVASVRKLGFAGASMTDGLLQKLAEAFQPELFVNHYGSSEIYTFSICQDAAAKPGSAGRAAINQRLRVVPLGATDASQTCAPGEEGEIVASMQGDEAFEGYWNRPEADRKAIRDGWYFTGDCGLFDEDGDLFVTGRADDMIITGGENVSPVEVESCLSLHPAVAEVAVVGLPDVRWGKVVTAFVKRGGDVTEDDLDAHCRSSDLSNFRRPRRYVFVREIPKSPVGKLLRRLLVAGEYEVEPAETTTA from the coding sequence ATGCTTGACCTCGGAACCAGCTTTCTCGCGTCCGTGGAACGCGACCCCGACGCGATGGCCATCGCCGAAGGGGACCAGACAATCACTTATGCCGACTGGTATCGCCGGATCAGTGCGTTGGTGGATGGGCTTGGCCAGATCGGCCTGCGCAAGGGCGACACGCTCGTCACGGCAATGCAGAACCGGTGGGAGAATGCGTCGCTGCATTGGGCCTGCCAAATCGCCGGAATTGTCATCACGCCAGTCAATTGGCGCGTCACCGCCGACGAGCTGGACCATGCGCTGCACGACAGTGCGGCCCGCGTTCTGGTGCATGACGATGCCGCGTCCGAGGCAGTGGCCGGATCGGCGCTCGTCCCAAATCTGAAAGTGCTGCCGCTGGGCGGCGATCAGGGCCTCGCTGCAATGCTGTCGGGCAGCGCCGCCGATGCAGCGCCGCAGGCAGGGGCGGATGATCTGTCGGTCATGCTCTACACATCCGGCACGACTTCGAAGCCCAAGGGCGTGCCGCGCCGCCACCGGGCCGAACGGGCCGCGGCCATCGCCCATGTGGCGCAAAACATGTACGGACATGGCGAGCGCACGCTTGGCGTCATGCCGCTCTATCATACGATGGGGATCCGCTCGCTCCTGTCGGCCAGCGTGATCGGCGGTGCCTTCGTTTGCCTGCCGCGTTTCGACGTACCGGGCGCGCTTGCTGCGATCGAGCAGCATCGTGTCAGCAACCTCTATCTCGTGCCGACACTCTATCACGACATCGTCCACCACGCCGCGTTCACACCGGACCGAGTGGCAAGCGTGCGAAAGCTGGGCTTTGCCGGGGCGTCGATGACCGACGGTCTGCTGCAGAAACTGGCGGAGGCCTTCCAGCCCGAGCTTTTCGTGAACCATTACGGCTCGTCCGAGATTTACACCTTCTCCATCTGCCAGGACGCCGCGGCCAAACCCGGATCGGCGGGCCGCGCCGCGATCAACCAGCGCCTGCGCGTGGTGCCGCTGGGCGCGACGGATGCCAGCCAGACCTGCGCACCCGGCGAAGAAGGCGAAATCGTCGCCTCCATGCAGGGTGACGAGGCCTTCGAGGGTTACTGGAACCGCCCCGAAGCGGACCGCAAGGCCATTCGCGACGGCTGGTACTTCACCGGCGATTGCGGGCTCTTCGACGAAGACGGCGATCTTTTCGTCACGGGGCGCGCCGACGACATGATCATCACCGGCGGCGAGAACGTCTCGCCGGTCGAGGTAGAAAGCTGCCTGTCGCTGCACCCCGCCGTAGCCGAAGTCGCCGTTGTCGGCCTGCCCGATGTACGCTGGGGCAAGGTGGTGACCGCCTTTGTCAAGCGGGGCGGCGATGTCACCGAAGACGATCTCGACGCCCATTGCCGCAGCTCGGACCTGTCCAATTTCCGCCGCCCGCGCCGCTACGTCTTCGTGCGCGAAATCCCGAAATCCCCTGTCGGAAAACTCCTCCGCCGCCTGCTTGTCGCGGGCGAATACGAGGTCGAACCGGCTGAGACCACCACTGCGTAA
- a CDS encoding LysR family transcriptional regulator, protein MEMNQIRYFLAVCEHRNFTHAASASNVSQPSLTTAIKKLEDELGGDLFVRDRAGCRLTALGKLMQPRLQKVHEETRQAKAEAVRHVRLERVPISVGVGETIGHSRISAAMERTRTRLPQAEIELIVASSSELLAGLRDGEFNVVVTAEKVSEDLYRIDHLYEEDYKVVVSKSHPLSELDAISLSTLAKTDMLDRLNCEMRDALHGTCADYGHELYAAYRSNRVDWLVELARQGSGAVILPATAIPSDMGLVSKPIDGLEISRAVLALRYRHQTTRPETNDLIREMTRTPA, encoded by the coding sequence ATGGAAATGAACCAGATCAGGTATTTTCTCGCTGTCTGCGAGCACCGAAACTTCACCCATGCGGCCAGTGCCTCCAATGTCTCCCAACCTTCCTTGACGACTGCGATCAAGAAACTTGAAGACGAGCTTGGAGGTGACCTTTTTGTCAGGGACCGTGCGGGATGCAGGCTTACGGCCCTCGGAAAACTCATGCAGCCGAGGTTGCAGAAGGTTCACGAGGAGACGCGACAGGCCAAGGCAGAGGCAGTCCGTCATGTGCGCCTGGAGCGGGTTCCAATCTCTGTCGGTGTCGGCGAAACGATTGGCCACAGCAGGATCTCGGCAGCTATGGAGCGTACTCGTACGCGATTGCCGCAAGCCGAAATCGAACTGATCGTTGCGTCATCCTCCGAGCTTCTTGCCGGGCTGCGAGATGGTGAATTTAACGTAGTAGTCACCGCAGAGAAGGTCAGTGAAGACCTCTATCGTATAGACCATCTCTATGAAGAGGACTACAAGGTCGTGGTGTCCAAGTCGCACCCGTTGTCTGAACTGGATGCGATTTCTCTTTCGACTCTTGCCAAAACTGACATGCTTGACCGCCTAAATTGCGAAATGCGGGATGCTTTGCACGGGACTTGCGCGGATTATGGTCACGAACTCTACGCGGCCTATCGGTCAAATCGCGTGGATTGGTTGGTTGAACTTGCTCGGCAAGGGTCAGGTGCGGTGATCCTGCCGGCCACCGCTATTCCTTCGGACATGGGCTTGGTGTCGAAACCCATCGATGGTCTTGAAATATCAAGAGCTGTTTTGGCCCTTCGATATCGGCACCAAACGACGAGACCGGAGACAAATGATCTGATCCGTGAGATGACGCGTACGCCGGCGTAG
- a CDS encoding benzoate/H(+) symporter BenE family transporter: MERTEKTNWIEKGPGFGAGLSGLREALGIKTASAGLVAAIFGCSGPALIVIGAANNGGLSEGQTVAWLLAIYGLGGLISLIMALYYKLPVTGAYSIPGAALVAGALGTFPFEQAVGAFLMAGAMVFVLGITGLIGKVMRWLPMPIVMAMIAGALIRFGIGAVTSIEKLPIVVGAATIAFFLSMRFLRAVPPVLTALIVGLVAVALTGGFQGGEAAISFVAPEFTAPVFTIDAFLAIAVPLAVLVIGAENAQAIGVLYAEGYRPPINAMTVISGIGGMLAGVIGGHNANIAGPMTAICSSDQAGENPEGRYAATVLNGVLFAAFGVFAGVAVPLIMALPGPLIGAVAGLAMITVLLSAFQSAFDRNAGYQIGAFVALIVAMSNVSFLSISAPFWALVAGAAVSVLNERVVRSPAVGSAES, from the coding sequence ATGGAACGGACGGAAAAGACAAACTGGATCGAGAAAGGACCGGGCTTCGGCGCGGGCCTGTCGGGCCTGCGCGAGGCGCTGGGTATCAAGACCGCGAGCGCGGGACTGGTCGCGGCGATCTTCGGATGCTCGGGGCCGGCGCTGATCGTGATCGGCGCGGCCAACAATGGCGGCCTCTCCGAAGGCCAGACCGTGGCCTGGCTTCTGGCGATCTACGGCCTCGGCGGGCTGATAAGCCTGATCATGGCGCTCTACTACAAGCTGCCGGTGACGGGGGCCTATTCCATCCCAGGCGCGGCGCTCGTCGCCGGCGCGCTCGGCACCTTCCCGTTCGAACAGGCGGTCGGCGCCTTCCTGATGGCCGGCGCGATGGTCTTCGTGCTCGGCATCACCGGGCTCATCGGCAAGGTGATGCGCTGGCTTCCGATGCCCATCGTCATGGCGATGATCGCGGGGGCGCTCATTCGCTTCGGCATCGGCGCAGTCACCTCGATCGAAAAGCTGCCCATCGTCGTTGGCGCGGCAACCATCGCCTTCTTCCTGTCGATGCGGTTCCTGCGGGCCGTCCCACCGGTTCTGACCGCACTGATTGTGGGCCTTGTTGCGGTGGCCCTGACCGGAGGCTTCCAGGGAGGCGAGGCGGCAATCAGCTTCGTCGCGCCGGAATTCACCGCACCCGTCTTTACGATCGATGCCTTCCTCGCCATCGCCGTGCCGCTTGCCGTGCTGGTGATCGGGGCCGAGAATGCTCAGGCTATTGGGGTTCTCTACGCCGAGGGTTACCGCCCGCCGATCAACGCCATGACCGTGATCTCGGGCATCGGCGGCATGCTGGCGGGGGTCATCGGTGGGCATAACGCCAATATCGCGGGGCCCATGACAGCGATCTGTTCGTCCGATCAAGCGGGCGAAAATCCCGAGGGGCGCTATGCGGCCACGGTGCTGAACGGCGTGCTTTTCGCCGCCTTCGGGGTCTTCGCCGGGGTTGCGGTGCCGCTCATCATGGCGCTGCCCGGACCGCTGATCGGCGCAGTGGCGGGTTTGGCGATGATCACCGTCCTGCTGAGCGCGTTCCAATCCGCCTTCGACCGCAATGCGGGCTACCAGATCGGAGCCTTCGTCGCCCTGATCGTGGCGATGTCGAACGTGTCGTTCCTGAGCATCAGCGCGCCGTTTTGGGCACTGGTGGCGGGAGCCGCAGTTTCGGTGCTGAACGAGCGAGTCGTCAGGTCCCCGGCTGTTGGCAGTGCCGAGTCTTAA
- a CDS encoding enoyl-CoA hydratase/isomerase family protein — MTETMTFSDPRLSELDGFHVQFDEASERADIILARPPYNVISMGARDQLRLVFEALDEDDRVRIIVVSGEGEHFSSGGNIKGFLEASPEHVSHLAWNIAAPARCSKPVIAANRGYTFGVGFELSLACDFRIVSETCRYALPEQKLGQIPGSGGSARLQKIVGVTRTKDIVMRSKRIKGQQALDWGIATECVPDGDLEQAVTDLVNELREFSPMAQRTAKKLLNDTDDALLSTAIEMEGLNYSRLRQSEDFREGVEAFHAKRKPAFTGR; from the coding sequence ATGACCGAGACAATGACCTTCTCCGATCCGCGCCTTTCCGAGCTCGACGGCTTCCATGTCCAGTTCGATGAAGCCAGCGAGCGCGCGGACATCATCCTCGCACGGCCGCCCTACAACGTGATCTCGATGGGAGCCCGCGATCAGCTCCGCCTCGTCTTCGAGGCACTCGATGAAGATGACCGCGTGCGTATCATCGTCGTCTCCGGCGAGGGTGAGCACTTTTCTTCCGGCGGCAATATCAAGGGCTTCCTCGAGGCCAGCCCAGAACATGTCTCGCATTTGGCATGGAACATAGCGGCTCCGGCACGCTGCTCCAAGCCGGTGATCGCCGCCAATCGCGGCTACACCTTCGGCGTCGGCTTCGAGCTGTCTCTGGCCTGCGATTTCCGCATCGTGTCCGAGACCTGCCGCTACGCGCTGCCCGAACAGAAGCTGGGCCAGATCCCCGGATCCGGTGGCTCCGCCCGGCTGCAGAAAATCGTCGGCGTGACGCGCACGAAGGACATCGTCATGCGCTCGAAGCGCATCAAGGGCCAACAGGCGCTGGACTGGGGCATCGCCACCGAATGCGTGCCCGATGGCGATCTCGAACAGGCGGTGACAGACCTCGTGAACGAGCTCCGCGAGTTTTCCCCGATGGCGCAGCGCACCGCGAAGAAGCTGCTGAACGACACCGACGACGCGCTTCTCAGCACAGCAATCGAGATGGAGGGGCTGAACTACAGCCGCCTGCGGCAATCGGAGGATTTCCGCGAGGGCGTCGAGGCCTTCCACGCCAAGCGCAAGCCCGCTTTCACCGGACGCTGA
- a CDS encoding FAD binding domain-containing protein: MKPAPFDYVAATEMGEALEALHQGGTEARVIAGGQSLMPMLNMRLARPATLVDITRIPELSRIEAKGDNVTIGAAVRQSTLERWPDLADRLPLVRAALPWVGHTQLRNRGTVCGSVAHADPSAELPLCLIALGGSVILRRRRKTRAVAARDFFQGMMSTDLTPGEMIASVTFPGRQKGSGYAFREVARRHGDFAIVACAAIARPDGTATLSVGGVADTPRTLDLPSDAQDLDDRLNEFAWHLQARDDLHATARYRRDLVRQLGRATLKEALSCRD, from the coding sequence ATGAAGCCCGCCCCATTCGACTATGTCGCCGCCACGGAGATGGGCGAAGCGCTGGAAGCACTGCATCAGGGTGGCACCGAGGCCCGGGTCATCGCGGGCGGCCAGTCGCTGATGCCGATGCTGAACATGCGCCTCGCGCGCCCTGCCACACTCGTTGACATCACTCGCATCCCGGAGCTGTCACGGATCGAGGCCAAGGGCGATAACGTCACCATCGGGGCCGCCGTGCGCCAGAGCACGCTTGAACGCTGGCCGGATCTGGCGGATCGCTTGCCGCTGGTGCGCGCCGCGCTGCCATGGGTCGGACACACGCAACTGCGCAATCGCGGCACGGTTTGCGGTTCTGTCGCCCATGCCGATCCCAGCGCAGAGCTGCCGCTCTGCCTGATCGCGCTCGGCGGCTCCGTTATCCTGCGCCGCCGCCGCAAGACGCGTGCCGTCGCGGCGCGCGATTTCTTCCAGGGCATGATGTCCACCGACCTAACCCCCGGCGAGATGATCGCCTCGGTCACTTTCCCGGGCCGCCAGAAAGGCTCCGGATATGCCTTCCGCGAAGTGGCCCGCCGCCATGGTGATTTCGCCATCGTCGCCTGCGCCGCCATCGCCCGACCCGATGGCACCGCCACGCTGAGCGTGGGCGGCGTCGCCGACACGCCCCGCACGCTCGATCTGCCCTCAGACGCGCAAGATCTCGATGACCGGTTGAACGAGTTCGCCTGGCATTTGCAGGCCCGCGACGACCTGCATGCGACCGCCCGCTACCGCCGCGATCTGGTCCGGCAGCTCGGCCGCGCAACCTTGAAGGAGGCCCTGTCATGCCGCGACTGA
- a CDS encoding helix-turn-helix transcriptional regulator: protein MSSALRIAIGSFGRVALLDMDRPLVKHAHAQCHALLKVEGADTEFDVGGRRVALTDESAVLINAWEHHSYVHRAGQPPTIILALYIEPNWLGAFRSNWQASAGPGFFPHPGGAITPQIRRQVGETAEAMVQAPGDATAHERLIGRLMVSIIERLALWREAQPSLRARATAMRAPDRRIARALGLMRADPARIPSMEWLARESGVSRAHFFRLFEAETGISPRVYLNTQRVERAVQAVANDTRSFTDISDDLGFSVPAHFSRFFHDHAGSSPSIFRDVSALRDNG from the coding sequence ATGTCGTCTGCTCTGAGGATTGCTATCGGGTCGTTCGGGCGGGTCGCTCTCTTGGATATGGATCGGCCTTTGGTCAAGCACGCACATGCGCAATGCCACGCGCTGCTCAAGGTCGAAGGTGCGGATACCGAGTTTGACGTGGGCGGGCGGCGCGTGGCGCTGACCGATGAAAGCGCCGTTCTCATCAACGCTTGGGAACACCACAGCTACGTGCACCGCGCCGGGCAGCCACCGACGATCATCCTCGCGCTTTACATCGAGCCGAACTGGCTGGGCGCGTTTCGCAGCAATTGGCAGGCGAGCGCGGGACCGGGTTTTTTTCCGCATCCGGGCGGTGCCATCACCCCACAGATCCGCCGCCAGGTCGGCGAAACCGCCGAGGCGATGGTGCAGGCCCCGGGCGACGCCACAGCACATGAGCGGCTGATCGGGCGGTTGATGGTCTCGATCATCGAGCGGCTGGCGCTTTGGCGCGAAGCGCAGCCGTCGCTCCGAGCGCGGGCCACGGCAATGCGCGCACCCGACCGGCGGATCGCGCGGGCCCTGGGCTTGATGCGCGCGGACCCGGCCCGCATTCCATCGATGGAGTGGCTGGCGCGCGAAAGCGGTGTGTCCCGCGCGCATTTCTTCCGGCTGTTCGAGGCCGAGACCGGCATTTCTCCGCGTGTCTATCTGAACACCCAGCGGGTCGAACGCGCGGTGCAGGCGGTCGCAAACGACACCCGCAGTTTCACCGACATCTCCGACGATCTGGGCTTTTCGGTGCCGGCGCATTTCTCGCGCTTCTTTCACGACCATGCTGGCTCCTCGCCCAGCATATTCCGCGATGTCTCGGCACTTCGCGACAACGGCTGA
- a CDS encoding (2Fe-2S)-binding protein, giving the protein MPRLTQDETHPVRFTLNGRPVSARVPPRTLLTDVLRQEIGATGTHVGCEHGVCGACTVQVDGEAVRACLMLAQQAEGCEVRTVEGLATDGALTSLQEAFRAHFALQCGFCTAGILMTLDALFSRQPDADEDAIREALSGHLCRCTGYAPIVQAALAARNRIKGGPIDA; this is encoded by the coding sequence ATGCCGCGACTGACCCAAGACGAGACGCACCCGGTGCGCTTCACCCTGAACGGACGTCCCGTTTCGGCGCGTGTGCCGCCACGCACATTGCTGACGGATGTCCTCCGCCAAGAGATCGGCGCGACCGGCACCCATGTGGGCTGCGAGCACGGCGTCTGCGGTGCGTGCACGGTCCAGGTCGACGGGGAGGCTGTGCGCGCCTGCCTGATGCTCGCCCAACAGGCCGAGGGCTGCGAGGTCCGCACGGTGGAGGGGCTCGCGACAGACGGTGCGCTGACCTCGCTGCAAGAGGCCTTTCGCGCGCATTTCGCGCTGCAATGCGGCTTCTGCACCGCGGGAATCCTAATGACGCTCGACGCGCTGTTTTCGCGCCAACCGGACGCGGATGAAGACGCGATCCGCGAGGCGCTTTCGGGCCATCTGTGCCGCTGCACGGGTTACGCGCCCATCGTTCAGGCGGCGCTGGCCGCCCGCAACCGCATCAAGGGAGGACCAATCGATGCTTGA
- a CDS encoding xanthine dehydrogenase family protein molybdopterin-binding subunit encodes MKDTVTEPLVGRSVARVEDPALLSGHGRYIDDLPVAAGTLALAFVRSPHGHADIRSVDTAEAACAPGVVAVITGQDVALRTRSMTVGVKANVECWPMAVERVRYVGEPVAMVVATDRYLAEDAADLVAVDYAPRRAVVDPVAALSDDAPVLHSSLGGNLINERRFRYGDPEAAFEAARHRIGIDVTYPRSACTPIETYGVIASYEPGEDAFDVTANFQGPFSIHAVVARSLNVPGNRLRLRTPPDSGGSFGIKQGVFPYMILAGVAARIAGAPVKWIEDRLEHLSASVSATNRQTRIEAAVAADGRITALDWDQIEDCGAHLRAPEPATLYRMHGNMTGAYDISNMSIRNRVVLTNKTPTGLNRGFGGPQIYFALERLMDTIARQLGLDKLEVIRRNLIPAGAFPYRTASGALYDSGDYATALDRAVTEGGLADLYARRDKARAEGRRYGIGFACVVEPSVSNMGYITTVLTPEERAKAGPKNGAQATATIAIDPLGSVTVKVASVPQGQGHRTVLAQVVADKFGLPMEAVRVLADVDTMRDAWSIASGNYASRFAPAVAGATEIAATRLRDKLAKVAATQLNIALEDVSFEGGRIRARGNPDNSLSFARVAATAHWSPGTLPDDVDHTLRETVYWSPPELEAPTAEDGINSSLCHGFIFDFCGVEIDPETAEPKIDHYVTMHDCGRILHPAMVDGQVRGGFAQAVGAAFLEEYAYGADGSFQSGTLADYLLPTVMEVPELVILHHETPSPFTPLGAKGVGEGNCMSTPVCIANAVADALAPEGDAPDIVLPVTASKLAACIFGDEPSPKSPVPETKAEATTGGRKLTGEGRAVVQASRTDVWQMLLDPATLDAIIPGSHGVQKVGETRFKADVTLGVGPVRGRYKADIELSDLDPPNAVTLSGQVVGALGTGGGHGRITLTDTDDGTEIAYRYEAEIGGKVASVGGRLLDGAAKVVIGEFFRALARHCGGAGTGPLARLMGLFHRITKGGRS; translated from the coding sequence ATGAAAGATACCGTTACAGAGCCACTTGTTGGCCGCTCGGTCGCGCGCGTCGAGGATCCGGCACTCCTGTCGGGGCACGGGCGTTACATCGACGATCTGCCGGTGGCAGCCGGAACGCTGGCATTGGCCTTCGTGCGGTCGCCACACGGCCACGCCGACATCCGGTCGGTCGACACCGCCGAGGCAGCATGCGCGCCCGGCGTCGTCGCCGTCATCACCGGACAGGACGTCGCGCTGCGCACTCGGTCGATGACCGTCGGTGTCAAGGCCAATGTGGAATGCTGGCCAATGGCGGTGGAGCGGGTGCGCTATGTCGGTGAGCCGGTGGCCATGGTCGTCGCCACCGACCGCTACCTGGCCGAGGATGCCGCCGATCTGGTCGCGGTCGACTACGCGCCGCGCCGCGCGGTGGTCGATCCGGTCGCGGCACTTTCGGACGATGCACCGGTGCTGCATTCCAGCCTCGGTGGCAACCTCATCAACGAACGGCGCTTTCGCTACGGCGATCCCGAGGCGGCGTTCGAGGCCGCCCGGCACCGGATCGGCATCGACGTCACCTATCCGCGCAGCGCCTGCACCCCGATTGAAACCTACGGCGTGATCGCCAGCTACGAGCCGGGCGAGGATGCCTTTGACGTCACCGCGAATTTCCAGGGCCCCTTCTCGATCCACGCAGTGGTGGCTCGGTCGCTGAACGTGCCGGGCAACCGGCTGCGGCTGCGCACGCCGCCCGATTCCGGTGGTTCTTTCGGGATCAAGCAGGGCGTCTTTCCCTACATGATCCTCGCTGGCGTTGCCGCGCGCATCGCGGGCGCGCCGGTCAAGTGGATCGAGGACCGGCTGGAGCATCTGTCGGCCAGCGTCTCAGCCACCAATCGCCAGACCCGGATCGAGGCGGCGGTCGCGGCGGATGGCCGGATCACCGCGCTTGACTGGGATCAGATCGAGGATTGCGGTGCCCATCTGCGCGCGCCGGAACCTGCCACGCTCTACCGGATGCACGGCAACATGACCGGCGCCTACGACATATCGAACATGAGCATCCGCAACCGCGTCGTGCTGACCAACAAGACGCCAACCGGGCTTAATCGCGGCTTTGGCGGCCCGCAGATCTATTTCGCGCTGGAGCGGTTGATGGACACCATTGCGCGGCAGCTTGGGCTGGACAAGCTGGAGGTCATCCGCCGCAACCTCATCCCAGCCGGGGCGTTTCCCTACCGCACGGCAAGCGGCGCGCTCTACGACTCGGGCGATTACGCCACGGCGCTGGACCGCGCGGTCACCGAAGGCGGTCTGGCCGACCTTTACGCCCGCCGCGACAAAGCCCGCGCCGAAGGCCGACGTTACGGCATCGGATTTGCCTGCGTGGTTGAGCCTTCGGTGTCGAACATGGGCTACATCACCACCGTCCTGACCCCCGAAGAGCGTGCCAAGGCGGGGCCCAAGAACGGTGCGCAGGCAACCGCGACCATCGCAATCGACCCACTCGGCTCAGTCACGGTCAAGGTCGCCTCGGTCCCGCAGGGTCAAGGCCACCGGACCGTGCTGGCCCAAGTCGTGGCCGACAAGTTTGGGCTGCCGATGGAGGCGGTGCGCGTTCTGGCTGATGTGGACACGATGCGCGATGCCTGGTCCATCGCCTCGGGCAACTACGCCTCGCGCTTTGCCCCGGCGGTTGCTGGTGCGACCGAGATCGCAGCAACGCGGCTGCGCGATAAACTGGCCAAGGTCGCGGCCACACAGCTGAACATTGCGCTCGAGGACGTGTCCTTCGAAGGGGGCCGCATACGCGCCAGGGGCAATCCCGACAACAGCCTGTCCTTCGCGCGGGTCGCCGCCACGGCGCATTGGTCGCCGGGCACCCTGCCGGACGACGTGGATCACACCCTGCGCGAGACGGTCTATTGGAGCCCGCCCGAACTGGAGGCCCCGACTGCCGAGGACGGGATCAATTCCTCGCTCTGTCACGGGTTCATCTTCGATTTCTGCGGGGTCGAGATCGACCCCGAGACCGCTGAGCCTAAGATCGACCATTACGTGACCATGCACGATTGCGGGCGGATCCTGCATCCTGCGATGGTCGACGGTCAGGTGCGTGGCGGCTTTGCCCAGGCGGTGGGCGCGGCGTTCCTTGAGGAATATGCCTACGGCGCGGACGGATCGTTCCAGTCCGGCACGCTGGCCGACTACCTCTTGCCGACTGTAATGGAGGTGCCTGAACTGGTCATACTGCATCACGAGACGCCGTCGCCCTTCACGCCGCTCGGGGCCAAGGGCGTGGGCGAAGGCAATTGCATGTCGACGCCCGTCTGCATCGCCAATGCCGTGGCCGACGCGCTGGCCCCCGAAGGCGATGCACCAGATATCGTCCTCCCAGTGACCGCGTCCAAGCTCGCGGCGTGTATCTTTGGCGACGAGCCCAGCCCGAAAAGCCCGGTGCCCGAGACGAAGGCCGAGGCCACGACTGGCGGGCGTAAGCTCACGGGTGAAGGCCGCGCCGTGGTGCAGGCCAGCCGCACCGATGTCTGGCAGATGCTGCTGGATCCCGCGACGCTCGATGCAATTATTCCCGGCTCGCACGGCGTGCAGAAGGTCGGCGAGACACGCTTCAAAGCGGATGTGACGCTGGGCGTCGGGCCGGTCCGGGGCCGCTACAAGGCCGATATTGAATTGTCGGACCTCGACCCGCCCAACGCCGTGACACTGTCGGGCCAAGTTGTCGGCGCGCTTGGCACCGGTGGCGGACATGGCCGCATCACACTGACCGACACCGACGACGGCACCGAGATCGCCTACCGCTACGAGGCCGAGATCGGCGGCAAGGTCGCCTCGGTCGGCGGGCGGCTTCTGGACGGCGCGGCCAAGGTCGTGATCGGCGAGTTCTTCCGCGCGCTGGCCCGCCATTGCGGCGGCGCGGGCACCGGGCCTTTGGCGCGGCTCATGGGCCTTTTCCACCGCATAACGAAAGGAGGCCGGTCATGA
- the rplN gene encoding 50S ribosomal protein L14, with translation MALKTILDVADNSGARSVQCIKVLAGSKRKYASIGDIIVVSVREAIPRGRMKKGDIRKAVVVRTAKEVRREDGSVVRFDRHAAVLLNNNNEPIGSRVFGPVLSSLLDGKLAALVGFEKERISDPLQE, from the coding sequence ATTGCATTGAAGACGATTCTAGATGTTGCTGATAATAGTGGCGCACGCAGTGTTCAGTGCATCAAGGTCTTGGCCGGTTCCAAACGCAAATACGCTTCTATTGGCGACATTATCGTCGTGTCAGTAAGGGAAGCTATTCCTCGTGGCCGTATGAAAAAAGGCGACATCCGCAAGGCTGTTGTTGTTCGCACAGCCAAGGAAGTACGTCGCGAAGACGGTTCAGTAGTGAGATTTGATCGTCATGCAGCGGTCCTTCTCAATAACAATAATGAACCGATCGGTTCGCGTGTGTTTGGTCCGGTACTCTCTAGTTTGCTTGACGGAAAGCTGGCAGCTTTAGTTGGATTTGAAAAGGAAAGAATTTCTGACCCGCTCCAGGAGTAG